A part of Nocardioides sp. WS12 genomic DNA contains:
- a CDS encoding AraC family transcriptional regulator, with the protein MYTVDTLQTTDRDPRDRGEWWRHQVSSIHCPMSFKLPDNYHGRLQHQRSDTYQLVRWWGDAEDISRDQKQIRTDPHDAYELLIPVEGVLALRQSDETLRVAPTQMALTSLDQSMDLRHGDGFSSIAFVVPRERLDLRLLRRPHSGVILNATSGLGRIVVDLISSVRENGASLEGSQFDALCDRIVDLLALAYNADTAAPSLDVQDGLVASIRRFVRENAHDPGLTGAVVAARLGWSLRNIQTQLQRVDTTPSDLIRAERLALARVRLQDPAWHRQSVTQVAYASGFGDLSTFSNAYRRHFGERPSDTRSSALAED; encoded by the coding sequence GTGTACACCGTTGACACGCTGCAAACCACCGATCGCGACCCTCGCGACCGCGGCGAATGGTGGCGTCACCAAGTCTCGTCCATTCATTGCCCCATGTCGTTCAAGCTCCCCGACAACTATCACGGCCGCCTCCAACACCAACGGTCCGACACCTACCAGTTGGTGCGGTGGTGGGGTGATGCGGAAGACATCTCGCGGGACCAGAAGCAGATCCGCACGGACCCCCACGACGCGTATGAGCTGCTCATCCCGGTTGAAGGAGTCCTGGCGCTCCGCCAGAGCGACGAAACGCTGCGCGTCGCACCCACCCAGATGGCGCTGACTTCGCTGGACCAGTCCATGGACCTACGTCACGGCGATGGATTCTCCTCGATCGCGTTCGTCGTACCGCGCGAACGACTTGACCTACGGCTGCTGCGGCGGCCCCACTCTGGTGTCATCCTGAACGCGACGAGTGGACTCGGCCGCATCGTCGTGGACCTGATCTCGAGCGTGCGCGAGAACGGCGCCTCGCTCGAAGGCAGCCAGTTCGATGCCCTGTGCGACCGAATCGTCGATCTGCTCGCGCTCGCCTACAACGCGGACACCGCGGCACCCTCGCTCGACGTGCAGGATGGCCTCGTGGCGAGCATCCGGCGCTTCGTGCGCGAGAACGCCCACGATCCCGGGCTGACCGGCGCTGTCGTCGCAGCTCGCCTCGGGTGGTCCCTGCGTAACATCCAGACCCAACTTCAGCGCGTCGATACCACCCCCTCGGACCTCATCCGGGCAGAGCGACTCGCCCTTGCACGCGTGAGGCTCCAGGACCCTGCCTGGCACCGACAGAGCGTCACCCAGGTGGCGTATGCGTCGGGCTTCGGTGACCTCAGCACATTTAGCAACGCCTACCGTCGTCATTTCGGCGAACGGCCGTCCGACACACGATCCTCAGCGCTGGCCGAGGACTAA
- a CDS encoding transposase, which yields MPAPKDPEFRRRAVALARLREKPIAQIAKELGIAESGLRRWMNQADVDEGKREGLSSDEKAELVRLRRENRTQAMEIEILKRASAYFARENVLPK from the coding sequence ATGCCGGCACCCAAGGACCCGGAGTTCCGTCGTCGAGCTGTCGCGCTCGCACGGCTGCGGGAGAAGCCAATCGCCCAGATCGCGAAGGAGCTCGGGATCGCAGAGTCTGGTCTTCGTCGCTGGATGAACCAGGCCGATGTCGACGAGGGCAAGCGAGAAGGTCTCTCGAGTGACGAGAAGGCCGAACTGGTCCGCCTTCGTCGCGAGAACCGCACCCAGGCGATGGAGATCGAGATCTTGAAGCGGGCCTCGGCCTACTTCGCTCGGGAGAACGTGCTCCCAAAATAG
- a CDS encoding IS3 family transposase has translation MGFRFVRELAADGFPVAVACRVLGVSTSGYYEWIKRPPSDRDVADAYLLDVIIEVHTAARATYGVRRVHAELVLGRSHHVGRRKVARLMATHGLAGVHRRKWRHGQRSEATWPDHVQRDFTADSPDRLWVTDITQHRTSEGWVYCAAVLDVFSRRVVGWSIADHLRTELVVDALEMARMRRKPVGTILHSDRGSQYTSWLFGHRLREAGLLGSMGKVACAYDNALMESFWGSMQIELLDRRYWTTRAELANAMFEWIEAFYNPVRRHSGLGYRSPVEFERLHKTANPAA, from the coding sequence ATAGGGTTCCGGTTCGTTCGTGAGCTTGCCGCTGACGGGTTCCCCGTCGCGGTGGCGTGCCGGGTCCTGGGAGTCTCGACGTCGGGCTACTACGAGTGGATCAAGCGGCCACCATCGGACCGCGATGTCGCCGATGCCTACCTGCTCGACGTGATCATCGAGGTCCACACTGCGGCGCGGGCGACCTACGGCGTCCGGCGCGTTCATGCCGAGCTCGTGCTGGGCCGCTCACACCACGTCGGGCGCAGGAAGGTGGCCCGGTTGATGGCCACTCACGGCCTGGCTGGGGTCCACCGGCGCAAGTGGCGCCACGGACAGCGCTCGGAGGCGACCTGGCCCGACCACGTCCAACGGGACTTCACCGCCGACTCACCGGACCGGCTGTGGGTCACCGACATCACCCAGCACCGTACGAGTGAGGGGTGGGTCTACTGCGCGGCAGTGCTCGACGTCTTCAGTCGTCGGGTCGTGGGCTGGTCCATCGCTGACCACCTGCGCACCGAGCTCGTTGTCGATGCCCTGGAGATGGCCCGGATGCGTCGCAAGCCGGTCGGGACGATCCTGCACTCGGACCGCGGATCCCAGTACACGTCGTGGCTTTTCGGTCACCGGCTGCGCGAGGCCGGTCTGCTGGGTTCGATGGGCAAGGTCGCCTGCGCCTATGACAACGCGCTCATGGAGTCGTTCTGGGGTTCGATGCAGATCGAACTCCTCGACCGCCGCTACTGGACCACCCGGGCCGAGTTGGCCAACGCGATGTTCGAGTGGATCGAAGCGTTCTACAACCCCGTCCGACGCCACTCAGGACTCGGCTACCGGTCACCAGTCGAGTTCGAACGCCTTCACAAGACCGCCAACCCGGCGGCATGA
- a CDS encoding polysaccharide deacetylase family protein: MTETTSERALKIAVTIDDFVLWDGVPMPANTTPTMITHSVAKTLNDYGLTGTYGFSHTFRLDNEPELLEAFDTWVDAGHHVGNHTHEHAPLRWMSDAAFRRDFETAEKHIGDLIEAAPHKYFRYPMDMCSGSEQRRGEVEQYLADNGYTNAPITSWFSDFAFIVPHFRALTSGDAEVQRQVRDMHVATAVAMLQKHADTAHALFGADAPLIWLVHGTTLARDTLPAIFEAFLAQGVEFVTLDEAMRHPVNFAMPPAIESFSNHLQRFAVAAGLSVPELEYERLGEILHLAPMPGSDTMAIYENEVFKPMAERLGVAYDWDWS, from the coding sequence ATGACCGAGACCACATCCGAGCGGGCACTCAAGATTGCCGTCACCATCGACGACTTCGTCCTGTGGGACGGCGTGCCGATGCCGGCCAACACCACACCCACGATGATCACGCACTCGGTGGCGAAGACTTTGAACGATTACGGACTCACCGGAACCTACGGGTTCTCGCACACCTTCCGACTCGACAACGAACCCGAGCTCCTCGAGGCTTTCGACACCTGGGTCGATGCGGGTCACCACGTCGGCAACCACACCCATGAGCACGCACCCCTGCGGTGGATGTCAGATGCGGCGTTCCGGCGCGACTTCGAGACAGCCGAGAAGCACATCGGGGACCTGATCGAGGCTGCCCCCCACAAGTACTTCCGCTACCCGATGGACATGTGTTCGGGCTCGGAGCAACGTCGCGGCGAGGTGGAGCAGTACCTCGCCGACAACGGTTACACCAACGCCCCGATCACCAGCTGGTTCAGCGACTTCGCATTCATCGTGCCGCACTTCCGCGCCCTCACCTCAGGCGACGCCGAGGTGCAAAGGCAGGTGCGTGACATGCACGTCGCGACCGCGGTCGCGATGCTCCAGAAGCACGCGGACACCGCCCATGCTCTCTTCGGGGCGGACGCGCCGCTGATCTGGCTGGTCCACGGGACCACCCTCGCGCGGGACACCCTGCCGGCAATCTTCGAAGCATTCCTCGCGCAGGGAGTCGAGTTCGTGACGCTCGACGAAGCGATGCGCCATCCAGTGAACTTCGCGATGCCGCCAGCGATCGAGAGTTTCAGCAATCACCTGCAGAGGTTCGCGGTCGCTGCTGGTCTGTCAGTGCCGGAGCTCGAATACGAGCGGCTCGGGGAGATCCTGCACCTGGCTCCGATGCCCGGCAGCGACACCATGGCCATCTACGAAAACGAGGTGTTCAAGCCGATGGCGGAGCGTCTCGGCGTCGCCTACGACTGGGACTGGTCCTGA
- a CDS encoding NADP-dependent oxidoreductase: protein MNTSQQIVLAARPHGHVNSADFRHEEAPVPPVEEGGIEIESLLISIDPAIRGWLDDRPSYLPPVAIGAPIRALGIARVTASRNDEFPPGTIVRGFVGWQQRQVIATPAGTWQKLDPAQDVPLEHHLGILGMTGLTAWAGVNDILQPQLGHTVLVSGASGAVGTVAVQLAKHAGAYVIGIAGGAEKCAMVTSLGADAVIDRKDRDWPTQLKRAAPNGIDRLFENAGGPMFESAINLLNDHARIALCGLIDGYNLEQRPAGPSNFGMLLTKRVLTQGFIVLDYMDRANEVEAYLANLIASGQMRAVQTVLSSLDQLPDAFIESFTNGHPGKLIVDLQGKTASERSMTESAANQK, encoded by the coding sequence ATGAATACGAGCCAGCAGATCGTCCTCGCCGCGCGCCCACACGGCCACGTCAATAGCGCCGATTTCCGTCATGAGGAAGCGCCCGTGCCACCGGTCGAAGAAGGCGGTATCGAGATCGAGAGCCTCCTCATCTCGATCGACCCGGCGATCCGCGGCTGGCTCGACGACCGCCCGAGCTACCTACCTCCGGTCGCGATCGGCGCCCCCATCCGAGCGTTGGGCATCGCGCGCGTCACCGCGTCGCGGAATGACGAGTTCCCCCCGGGAACCATCGTGCGAGGGTTCGTTGGCTGGCAGCAGCGCCAAGTTATCGCCACGCCTGCCGGCACCTGGCAGAAACTCGACCCCGCGCAGGACGTGCCGCTCGAACACCACCTTGGAATCCTCGGCATGACCGGTCTGACCGCATGGGCGGGCGTCAACGACATCCTGCAGCCCCAACTTGGGCACACTGTGCTCGTCTCCGGTGCCTCAGGTGCCGTAGGCACCGTGGCCGTACAGCTCGCGAAGCACGCTGGTGCCTACGTCATCGGGATCGCTGGCGGCGCGGAAAAGTGCGCCATGGTCACAAGCCTTGGGGCTGATGCCGTGATCGACCGCAAGGACCGTGACTGGCCCACACAGTTGAAGCGGGCCGCGCCAAACGGGATCGACCGACTGTTCGAAAACGCCGGCGGCCCGATGTTCGAATCAGCAATCAACCTTCTCAATGACCACGCACGCATTGCGCTTTGCGGACTCATTGACGGCTACAACCTCGAACAGCGACCAGCCGGACCCAGCAACTTCGGCATGCTCCTCACCAAACGCGTCCTCACCCAGGGCTTCATCGTCCTCGACTACATGGACCGCGCCAACGAGGTCGAGGCCTACCTTGCGAACCTCATAGCCTCAGGACAAATGCGGGCCGTCCAGACCGTCCTGTCCAGCCTCGACCAACTTCCTGACGCCTTCATCGAAAGCTTCACCAACGGTCACCCGGGGAAGCTCATCGTGGACCTCCAAGGGAAGACCGCGTCCGAGCGTTCGATGACGGAATCGGCCGCAAATCAGAAATGA
- a CDS encoding SDR family oxidoreductase — MSITDSQDSQRRHDSLFTIRGRTALVTGGSRGIGAMIARGMVFDGAHVVITSRNADTCQATAESINAAAGAAGTTGRCTAVASDLSSVDGVATLVSWLEEHLESIDILVNNAGATWGAPLEHFPVKGWTKVLNTNLVAPFYLTTGLLPLLRNAATPEKPARVINIGSVDALVAPHWENFSYSASKAGLHMMTRQLAKHLAPESITVNAIAPGPILTDMLGHIAADSNAEAQILDRVPLGRYGNADDLTGAVRFLASSAGSYLTGVVIPLDGGLSGCAG, encoded by the coding sequence ATGAGCATTACGGATTCCCAAGACAGCCAACGACGTCACGACTCTCTCTTCACCATTCGCGGTCGCACTGCGCTCGTGACCGGCGGCTCTCGCGGGATCGGCGCCATGATCGCCAGAGGCATGGTCTTCGACGGAGCCCACGTGGTGATCACCAGCCGCAATGCGGACACGTGTCAGGCCACGGCTGAGAGCATCAACGCAGCAGCCGGCGCAGCCGGAACCACTGGCCGCTGCACCGCTGTGGCCAGTGACCTGTCCTCCGTCGACGGCGTGGCGACCCTGGTCTCCTGGCTCGAGGAACACCTCGAGTCCATCGACATCTTGGTCAACAACGCCGGTGCGACCTGGGGAGCGCCACTCGAGCATTTTCCCGTCAAAGGCTGGACCAAGGTGCTCAACACCAACCTGGTGGCACCGTTCTACCTCACCACCGGACTCCTTCCTCTCCTCCGGAACGCTGCCACTCCCGAGAAGCCAGCTCGCGTCATCAACATCGGCAGCGTCGACGCCCTCGTCGCGCCCCACTGGGAGAACTTCTCCTACAGCGCGAGCAAGGCCGGACTGCACATGATGACCCGCCAGCTCGCGAAGCACCTCGCCCCCGAAAGCATTACCGTCAACGCCATCGCTCCCGGCCCCATCCTCACCGACATGCTCGGTCATATCGCCGCAGACTCGAATGCCGAAGCGCAGATCCTGGACCGGGTGCCGCTCGGACGCTACGGCAACGCCGACGACCTGACCGGCGCCGTGCGCTTCCTCGCCTCAAGTGCCGGTAGCTACCTCACTGGAGTCGTCATCCCGCTCGACGGCGGGCTTTCCGGCTGCGCCGGCTGA
- a CDS encoding long-chain fatty acid--CoA ligase, with protein MLNLAVMLSDTARTEPDRVAIIDGERIFSYGEVYAAAQKVARFLVSHGVRPGDRVAMTVPNVAEFPIVYYGILHAGATVVPLNVMLRRDEVAYHLQDSGAKVYLCAIPDGDDAWQGFDSAESCEHLVVFGSGGAQVETGTSLAHVLAAQDADDIEDSFSPTEATDTAVVLYTSGTTGKPKGAELTHANMVLNAFAQNRLLDARHDDVHLVTLPLFHSFGQTVQMNAGFSMGATLVLLPRFDPAAALELMARHRVSVFAGVPTMYWALLTAADSGVDLAGILRLAISGGAAMPVEVLTRFEKTFRVSVREGYGLSETSPTVTFNPPEHPNKPGSIGRPIWGIEVKLIGPDWNEVPGGEAGEIAIRGHNVMKGYLGRPEASAEVIRDGWFRTGDIATRDADGYYFIIDRAKDLIVRGGFNVYPREVEETVIAHPDVSLVAVIGVPHERVGEEVKAFVIRRPGSELTPEALMAWCRERLATYKCPRLVEFRDSLPMNATGKLLKRELR; from the coding sequence ATGCTCAACCTGGCCGTCATGCTGTCCGATACCGCGCGCACCGAACCTGACCGGGTTGCCATCATCGACGGGGAGCGCATCTTCAGCTACGGCGAGGTTTATGCGGCAGCTCAGAAGGTTGCCCGGTTCCTCGTTTCGCATGGGGTGCGGCCCGGGGACCGCGTCGCAATGACGGTCCCGAACGTCGCCGAGTTCCCTATCGTCTACTACGGCATCCTCCATGCCGGGGCTACCGTCGTACCGCTCAATGTCATGCTCAGGCGAGACGAAGTGGCCTATCACCTCCAGGACTCGGGCGCGAAGGTCTACCTCTGCGCCATTCCAGACGGCGACGACGCCTGGCAGGGTTTCGATTCCGCAGAGTCCTGCGAGCACCTCGTCGTGTTCGGTTCCGGAGGAGCCCAGGTGGAGACCGGGACCTCGCTCGCCCACGTGCTCGCAGCCCAGGACGCCGATGACATCGAGGACAGCTTCAGTCCCACCGAGGCGACCGACACCGCCGTCGTCCTGTACACCAGCGGAACCACAGGCAAGCCCAAAGGCGCCGAGCTCACCCACGCCAACATGGTCCTCAACGCCTTCGCGCAGAATCGGCTCCTCGACGCACGCCATGACGACGTCCACCTGGTCACGCTGCCGCTGTTCCACTCCTTCGGCCAGACCGTCCAGATGAACGCCGGCTTCAGCATGGGAGCCACCCTCGTCCTGCTACCCCGTTTCGACCCGGCGGCCGCACTCGAGTTGATGGCGCGGCACCGAGTATCGGTGTTCGCCGGCGTACCCACGATGTACTGGGCGCTGCTGACGGCAGCCGACTCGGGCGTGGACCTCGCCGGGATACTGCGTCTTGCTATCTCCGGCGGCGCCGCAATGCCGGTGGAGGTCCTCACTCGATTCGAGAAGACCTTTCGTGTGTCGGTGCGCGAGGGGTACGGGCTGTCGGAGACCAGCCCCACTGTCACCTTCAACCCGCCGGAGCACCCCAACAAACCCGGGTCGATCGGGCGGCCGATCTGGGGCATCGAGGTCAAGCTGATCGGCCCTGACTGGAACGAGGTGCCCGGCGGTGAAGCCGGCGAGATCGCGATCCGCGGTCACAACGTCATGAAGGGTTACCTGGGTCGGCCGGAGGCCAGTGCAGAGGTGATTCGCGACGGGTGGTTCCGCACAGGCGATATCGCCACGCGCGACGCGGACGGCTACTACTTCATCATCGACCGTGCGAAGGACCTGATCGTGAGAGGTGGGTTCAACGTCTACCCTCGCGAAGTTGAGGAAACCGTCATCGCCCATCCAGACGTCAGTCTGGTCGCGGTCATCGGCGTCCCCCACGAGCGCGTCGGCGAAGAGGTGAAGGCGTTCGTCATCCGCCGACCCGGCTCCGAACTCACACCCGAGGCCCTCATGGCGTGGTGCCGCGAACGGTTGGCGACCTACAAGTGCCCCCGCTTGGTCGAATTCCGGGACTCGCTGCCGATGAACGCAACCGGGAAGTTGCTCAAAAGGGAGTTGCGCTGA